In the genome of Ananas comosus cultivar F153 linkage group 11, ASM154086v1, whole genome shotgun sequence, one region contains:
- the LOC109717132 gene encoding verprolin-like, whose translation MVVRPSRHGNTNNKQPRNPPPVGSGDAYLNTTLASLLNTTSSAAVPPHTIVPPTIQNSLQSTIAPPTNPSTFAPPLQQTFSTGMPSTAAPTTFSFPPLTVPSGFVPPPPQPTIPTHSATLLQSTTMDPLVATLKQAVVGLVQTQQQNLQQSPAPSAAESSSRVRERSINEFKKSAPPPISGATNPDEAENWIKEMEKAFTAMQCTDEKKVRFGTFMLQGRDEYRPKV comes from the coding sequence ATGGTGGTGCGTCCGTCCCGCCATGGCAACACCAACAACAAGCAACCGAGGAACCCACCTCCAGTCGGATCCGGAGATGCATATCTGAACACCACCCTAGCTTCACTTTTGAATACCACATCCTCGGCAGCTGTTCCACCTCATACTATTGTTCCGCCTACTATTCAGAATTCGCTACAGTCAACCATAGCACCTCCAACGAACCCTTCAACGTTTGCTCCACCTCTACAGCAGACTTTTAGTACTGGGATGCCTTCGACGGCCGCTCCCACTACCTTTTCGTTTCCGCCGTTGACTGTACCTTCTGGTTTTGTTCCTCCGCCGCCACAACCTACTATTCCCACCCACTCCGCCACTTTACTGCAGAGCACCACAATGGATCCCCTAGTCGCCACCCTGAAACAAGCTGTGGTCGGGCTAGTTCAGACTCAACAACAAAATTTACAACAAAGTCCAGCTCCTAGTGCCGCGGAGTCAAGTTCCAGAGTTCGAGAGAGGAGCATTAATGAATTTAAGAAGTCTGCTCCTCCACCTATTTCAGGCGCTACAAATCCGGATGAAGCGGAAAATTGGATCAAGGAGATGGAAAAAGCATTTACGGCTATGCAGTGCACCGATGAAAAGAAAGTCAGATTCGGGACATTCATGCTTCAGGGCAGAGACGAATACCGgccgaaagtgtga